In the Microcebus murinus isolate Inina chromosome X, M.murinus_Inina_mat1.0, whole genome shotgun sequence genome, GGCTGGTGTGGCCACGCCCTGACTACTGTACACATCAAGCAGATTTCCTGATAcagggagctgggggcagggagggcagagaaacAGTGATTGGGAACAGACCCCAGGTTTAGCCCCTCCTCGGAACCAAATTACTGACCCTCCACAAATCCAAAAGATGGGGCCCTCTAACACAAGGATTGGTGGACTCAGCACAAGAacctttcattctcttttaagGCAATTTTCCATGGCAACCCAACAGGGAGGACAGAGCAAACTGGACCCATCCTGTTTTGCTGGGAGACTGGAGACTGCCCAGCATATCACCTCACACTCCCAGCTCCTCATATTCCTCAATGATCTCTGAAGCCCCTCTCCCACATCCAGGGCTGGGTCTAAGAAGAAATGCAGAAAACCACCGTTCTTAGGTCTTTGTCAGCTCTGATGCGACAGTCCAGTCTGTTAGCTCCTCCCAGCACAACATTCCAATCCAGCATTCTTGAAACATTCCAAACTAGTCTTCTCAGACTTTGGTAAATTGTCATGGCAACGTTCCATCCAAAATCTGGCCCTCTGGAGAGTTCCAACCTAATCTTCAGTCTTTTGCTAAGATCAAGTCATACCACCTTCCATACCACGGTCTCCTGCTGCCATGTACCAATGTCCTGACTCTAGCATATTCTGGCACATCCTGACCTCTCAGGAAATTCTTGTCCAACTAGTCAACTAGCACTGCTTTTATGTTAGCCTAGTTTTTATATCCTGGATACACTGTAAGGCAGCACACTAATCTAGAAGTACACCAAACTCTCACCTCCTGATGAGTTTTCATCACTTGAAATCCCCTCCAGTCTGCTGGATCCATTTAATATAAGGTCTCAATCTCTAGCTGTatccaaattaataaaaagttctGATAAATTGGTACCATTTTTATACATGCTTCTATCCTCTTGATAAGttggaaaaaaagcaaagctatAACCACTAGGTATGGTCCAAAGCAAGTTATGAGACTCTTGGAATGTCTGAGAACCAGAATGTTACAATGGTACATCCCTTGCTCTATAAAGTTTTATCCACTGTCTATGAGGACACAACCTCTTGGCACAGTTCGCTCCAAGAGACTTGGTATATTCCAATTGCTACATGATCTGGGTATGTCCCAATGACCCAAATCCCTTGGTACACTCAAATAGTTGAGAGGCCCATCTCTTGGTACTTCTCACAGCAAAGCCTGAGCACCTACCACCTTAGTATGCCCTAGTATTTCTGTGAAATCCCCACCCTCTATCTCCTAAGGTGTACAATGCCCACATCTCAAGCAGTTCAGCAAGGCCCAAGGGCACTGACATGCCCCATTCTTGCCATCGGGCCTCCCTCTACATCTCGGCACAATCCACAGCAAGGGTCCCATATACACACAAGCCAACACAGGTGTGGTCTCAGTGATAGAGGGGTGCCCTCATTTTCAGACAAACCTCCCATCTCAAGGACTCACTGTGCTGGGGAGCTGTAGCCCTGCAGTGCCTCCGGGCAGATAGCTGAGCATCTCATCATTGTAACTGGACTCCAGGCTGATGATCTCATCAATGACATCATCAATCTGGGGGAAGAAGTAAATCCTGTACAAGGTTAGAagaatttggggtggggggagtgtgtGAGGACTGGCTACAGCCTCTTACCTCCTTCTCTGAACTGGACCCGATGGTGAGCAGTGCCATGGGGCTGTTGGGAGCACTCCCTGTGGGGCCGGTAGCATGGGCAGCCTCAGGGGCAGGCAGCGGCTGTACACTCGCCTGCCCTGGCGGTGGGGTGAGGGCCTGAGAAGCCAGCTTAGGCCCAAGTGTGGTAGATAGGTATTGTTTCACCTGCTGCCGGCGTGCCTGCTGTAAGTGGTAGCGTGTTGGGTTCTCCAGGTGAGTCTGCACCTGTGGGATAAGAGagatgaggaaagggaagggaaaggtaGAACAAGGCTGGAGGGGTGACTCTGAGCCTGACTCTCCTAACTCATCTGTTCCTAGACTCAGGCAGGCAAACTGGAGAACCCCCAGTAGAATCTGAACCCCCCCAAAGATGTTGGTGCATCTCCCCCAGGACCCAACCTCCCTCAGAATTTTTCACAGCCCCCAAGAtccacccatggctgacgggatCCCTCACAGTTTCTGAAAACTCATCACAGTCTCCAAGACTCCCCCGTCCAGTCTCTAACACCACCTAACAGACCTGGGAACCATACATGGCTTTCCCAGATGCCCTAAGGGCCAAAGAACTCATAACgtatcacacacatacacaaagctCTTCCTACAAAGCTAGGGCCCATTTGAGGCATTCACGACCCTCCATCATCCACCAAGACATCCTCATGGCCTCAAGAACCCCTCACAGggccgggcattgtggctcacgcctgtaatcctagcactctgggaggccaaggcgggaggaccgctcaaggtcaggagttcgaaaccagcctgagcaagagtgagaccccgtctctactaaaaatacaaagaaattaattgactgactaaaaatatatagataaaattagctgggcatggtggcacatgcctgtagtaccagctactcgggaggctgaggcagaaggattgcttgagcccaggagtttgtggttgctgtgagctaagctgatgccacggcactcaagcctgggcaacagagtgagactctgtcttaaaaaataaaagggccgggcgcggtggctcacgcctgtaatcctagctctctgagaggccgaggtgggcggattgctcgaggtcaagagttcgaaaccagcctgagcaagagcgagaccccgtctctactataaatagaaagaaattaattggccaactaatatatatagaaaaaattagccgggcatggtggcacatgcctgtagtcccagctacttgggaggctgaggcagaaagattgtttgagcccaggagtttgaggttgctgtgagctaggctgacgccacggcactcactctagcctaggcaacaaagcaagactctgtctcaaaaaaaaaaaaaaaaaaaaaacccttacaACCCCACAAGAATACCTCAGAAACCCTACACACTTGGGATACGAGCACAGACCATTTAAACAGTACCAGGGACATTCCTTAGAGTCCCTAGGACTTTGCTCAAAAGTCACCAGGAAGCCCAGGCCACCCCTAGCTCCTATTACCACTCCTCAGTCACCAGAAGGCCCCTCCTCCCAAGGCCTCTGAACCTCATCTTACCTTTAGCACCTCCCTGGGCACCTGAGCAGGCGGTGGGCGGCCCAATGTGTGGCCCCCAGCAGAGACACCAACTACAGAGAtggcaggagaggcaggtgcAGGACTGGGGAAGGAAGCCGCTGCAGCCTGTTCCCGACGCTCACGCCTCTCCTGCTCCTGCGCCTGGGCCCGCATGAGCTGCTGCCGCAGCAAGACCCTCGATGAAGAAGATGACGACATGGCAGGGGTCCTGGAGCCCCCTGCAGAAGACGATGCAGAGAGTGTAGCTGGGGTGGTTGGTGTGGCCTGCAGTGATATTGGGAGGCTGTGGAATGGGAAATATGGGGCCACAGGTAAGCTAAACGTCTCATCCTGAGCCTAAGGGGTCACAGTGTGATGGAGTAGACACAGGAACCAGGCCTGTTCTCTGCCTTCAGAGGCTACATTGTGGAGGCCAAGACACAGGAACCAGGACTGGTGACAACCCTCAGGGTTCACAGTCTGTTAGAGAATCAGACATTAGATTCAGACACTAGAATCAGACATGGTCCCAGCACTCAGAGGTCATAGTTTGCTGGGGGAATTTTAGCCCTCAGATCTATGGTGACACCTAGATTCGAGCCTGTTCATATAGTAAGTAGAAATGCTATTGCTCAACTCTGTGAGAGGGGGTTTATCCTATTTAGAGATAAGCTGAAGAGGAATTGATGCTGTGGCAGTAGAATGTGGATGCAGAGGGCTCCTAAGCCCAACTTGAAGCTAGTGATGCTCTCTGAGCTCCTGGGAGTGGGCATCAGGCTATAagggcagccccaggcccctcttcctcccttgccTGGGCCTCTGGTCCCAGGAGTTAGTCTGTCTTGAAAATCTCTGGGATTTCACAATCTTCTCTTCCTGCCCCTCTTCCAGGTCACCTCCCCTCTCTTAGAGCCCAGGCCCATGACTCAGCACATTTAGACTTCCAAGCTGGGGGAAAGAAGAGACCAGCAGGGCTGAGGGTGGGTGAGTTTACAGAGTGTAGGAGGGAGCTGAgtaggggctggggggctggctCCAGCCACCTGGGGGTGTGAGTTTAAGCAGGCCACACCCTGTCTCTGGGAGCTCCAGGCTGGCTGGAATATTTGTGTTTGAATGGGTGTGCAGGTGGGGTAGGCAGGGGAGGTCTTGTTAGAGATGCTGGAATCCTAGCTTAATCACCTGCTTTCCTGTGTGACACACTCTTTCTGCCCCCTAATTTTACCATCTGGAAAAGCACAGGCTGGTGAGAGAATGGGTTGGGCTGGTATGGAGGGCCTCTGCCCATCAAGACGGGAGAGGGGGGCTAAGGAATTGGGAGGGAAGTAAGATAGGTAAGTCATACCTTGAGTGTAGGGGTAAGGGTTGACTTTTGAGCTCGTAGAAGCTGTCAGGATCAAGGACGTTTTCTAATTCGATATCAGCAACAATCCCAGATTCCGGAAGCAAAGAGTTCAGGCTGAGGGTAGGGGGGAAGTAGGGGTAGTGGTCAGTGACTGAAGGGAGACCTTattccccagccctcccctgagacagagagatgagagagagagagagaaaagaaagaaagaaagagagagagaaaagaaagaaagaaagaaagaaagaaagaaagaaagagagagagagagagagagagagagagagagagagagagagagaaagatagatagatagacaaacagacagacagactgactgACTCTCAAATCTGGCCACCATGCTGAGTACCATCACCATAAATTCCCacatcctttcccttccccactctTGAATGCTGTGTTACCCATAGTCACTTAAGAGTCAGAAtagtgccgggcgcggtggctcacgcctgtaatcctagcactctgggaggccgaggcgggcggattgctcaaggtcaggagttcaaaaccagcctgagcgagaccccgtctctaccataaaaatagaaagaaattaattggccaactaatatatatatatatataaaaaaaaaatcagccgggcatggtggcttgtgcctgtagtcccagctactcgggaggctgaggcaggaggatcgcttgagcccaggagtttgaggttgctgtgagctaggctgacgccatggcactcactctagcctaggcaagaaagcgagactctgtctcaaaaaaaaaaaaaaaaaaagagtcagaatAGTGAGAGGGTCTGGATCCCAACCCCCTCACTGTAACAACAACCTAGGTTTGAGGAAAACAAGAATTTAGGAATAACAAGGGACTTTACAGAAGGATTTCTGACTTACTATTCAGAGTTCTCCCAGTCTCCATACCCCCTACTGTTTTCTTTACAGCTGAATGTGGGCCCAGGTGTGGGgactgagacacacacacacacacacacacacacacacacacacacacagagcaagtaGGGACATTCCTCATCCTAACAGTCCATTGTAACACAAACTGAACGCATCACAAAGAGAACTGGGGTTTATGACATAAGGATCTACCACTTTGCAGTTTttcccagccccagccagagTTCATGGGATGCCGACACACACCCaaatacaaaaatggaaatatcaaagGCTCCCCTTGCTCAAATAGTCTGGATTTACAAGAGGGAGAACTGGGGTGGATGATCTGCTTTATACGAGCATTCTTTTCTTAGCCAGAGGAGTCTGCCCAGGCCTCTCCTGTTTTTTGGATAGATCAAAACACCCCCTCCACCACCAAATACCAATACCTATTGGCACACAAAATAACAATCCATGTATACCTTTCCCTTTCAACTATGCCCACTACTGTGATGATCTAGGTTGTGATAAAGGAATTAGAAGATGGTGAATAGATATACAAAAAGGCTCCTGCTCAGCCTGCCATGCTGGGTCCAAGGACCCCAGTGTGCAGGGGAGACGAACACACGTGTGGATGAATATGCATCCTTGAATTTAGTCAGGGATTTAGAATCCTGAGGAATTATGAGTGACTTCACTTGATAAGaattctctcccctccccaaggatctgtcttctttcctctcctcacACTCAGATGGGGTCCTAAAACCACCCAGGAAGTCAGGAAGAGGAAGCTTGGGGAGTTGCTGAGCTCAGCACAATCCCAGGCAGAAAGGAGGCAAAGCCCCCTCCCATGCTCACACACTCATGGCACAGAAGTTCCAAAGAGATGGGCGCTAGGTTGGGCAGGGAGCACTAGAGCTCCAAAGCCTGCTGATAGAAGTGCAGATGAGAAGAGGCCAGAGAAGACCCACCCAGGCAGAGATGGTGCAATCTGTACTCGTTCCAGCTCTGGGGACAGAGTCAAGATTACCCCCAGGAGATGAGAGATAGACTGGGacgagataaaaaaaaaaaaaaaaaaaagagtgtgtggGTAGagagtgggcagggctggctgaAAGTCTAGGGCAAGTGGCAGCAGGAACAAGACCCTCCTCTGGGTTCCCAAATAAGGTCTGAGGCCTTCTTCTCTGAGCTAAGAGGTAACATCATCTCCATCCCCTCTGTCTGACTGGCTGTCTCCCATTCAAGCCCCCATGGAAGTATGGGAAGAGGGCTTTCCCACTATCCCTGGGATGTGTCCCAGCTTGCGGGGGGGTTGGGAAGGGTGAGGTAGTGGTGAAAGGATTATTTTGGTCAAGTCTTGCTGGATGTTGCTTTTCTTGATTATTCACTCACACTCACAAGGCTGACCTCAGGGAGCATATCTGCAATAGCCACAAATCTCTCCAGATTCACGTTATCCCCCAACACAGTAACCAGCTACTAAAGATTTACCAAGCACCTGGGACCCCTTCTTccacactgaggaaaaaaaattctagggtTCCCTTAAAATCAGTGCCTCACCTGACTGTCCCCCTCATGCCTGACTCAAGGACCCCAAATTCAGCCTCTAATCAGAGTCCCAGTCCCCCAAATTCAACTACCTTAGACCAGTTTCTAGATACTCCAGAATCAACTCCTCTAGACCCAGTCAAGAGTCCCCCCAAATCTGGCCAGGCCCCCTTAATGCACTTCCACGACTCCTTTAAGTCTCAAAGCAGGCCACTGCCAGATTTCTTAGGTGCCCCCCAAGACGGTCGCCCCGACGTCCTCCAAGCCTAGGCCGAGGGCCTCCAATCCCAGTGCGGAGCTCCCACTGCCCCCAGACCAGGCCCCCAAGAACCCCAGTTGgcactcccagccccaggcagccccgCACCTGAGCAGCTGGGCCGAGTCGGCCGGCCTGCGCTCCTCCAACAGCACGAACACGGCTCGAGGGCCCTCCACGCTGGCCTCTACGCCGTTCCGAGCTGGCTCGGCCGCATGAGACATGACGCCCGGCCCCGGGCGAGCCCTGCCAGGCCGGTCGGGCCTCGGCCCGGTCCCCCTAACAAAATAAGagtcccctcccacccaccccccggTCGCCACCGCCTCCTCCCCGCTATGCCATGGAACTAGTTCTGCGCGGGCGGGCGGCGTCGGGGAGATGGGATGGGCTGTGAGTCATCCCCCGCCCTGAACGGACCGACACCCCCGCCTCAACCTAACCCGGGACGACCGCCCTCCTCCTCGTCCTCTTCCCCCACCTCTCAGGGTTGGGGAAACTCCACAGGAAGTGACCACACCAGGATGGACGGCTGGTATGGCCACGCCCCCTAACGGAGGTAGCCAATCGCTGAAGGGCAATTCGAGGACCCTCTCTAAGCAACTCCTCAGACGCGGAGGAAAAACTAGATTCGGCCCGCCCTCATTCCGAGAAGGGGGACACCTAGGCCACGCCCCTGATGGCGGCAGCAAATAGGCGAGGGGAATTTGTTTGAATCCCGCCTCCCCGTTTGCGTCGCTTTCTCAGCCACGCCCCTCCTCTCAATTTATTCGTCCGCAGGACAATATTAAGCCTCTCCTTGGGTCCTCTGCGCCTGCGCACCTATGGCCCGCTGGCACGCAGTGTCTCCGGGGCAAGCTTTAAGCTGCGGAACTGCGCCGCCTCTCTGCCAATATTGGTACTATCTTCACCCTAGACCGCGCTGCAACCTTGATCTAGCCGTGCCCCCTCTGCCGAAGCCATAACTATGAGGCAGAGGCAGCCACATTCCCTGGAGGTGCGGGCCAGAAACCCCTGCTCTTTCGGTATCTGCTGTCTAGCCGCCTAGCTGGTCTTTTCCGGAGTACTCCGCCTTTTCTATGCCATCTACAGCGGTTGTTGTGCCACGTCGTTGTGCTCTATGCAATAGGTGCTTAACAAATCCTTGGCACGTGGAtaaatgagtggatggatggaaaTTAGATCTTGTCCCTTTGGTGAATGAGGACTTATGGAATCCTAAGACTAGGGTTTGAATTTGGCAGGGGACCTCCCCTATCCAAAGTTCAGCTTTCCTGGCCTGTCAAATGGGGGTCATAATACCTATCTGGCAGGATCGTTATGAGGATTAGAGATAATTTATGAAAAGTGCCAGCAGGTTGTTTGGCATACAATAAGCACTCCAAATATTAATTgagtcattcatttgttcacttattcaacatttactgagcacttctgTGTGCCAGATTACATGCAAACCGGCTTGCACACAGGGGAGGGTCTTACCCTCACCTTCAGGTGCACATATCTCACAAAACATGCAGACTCACAACGTTAGCTTCCTCCTTACCCATGTCTCAAGACCCCGCCCTAAGTTGGACCTCCAGGACCTTCACCAGGCTCCCATTTGCCTTGCACCTTCCCGTATTGGCATCCTTATTTTCCAGGTCTGTCAGTTAGTTtggtaaacacacacatacacacacacacacacacacaaccacttTGTAGCAGGGGAGACCTTCTacataataaagttgaaaattctTCCCCAAATTAATCAAGTTAatcttgaaaagaaaaaccaatacaTTATCAATCAAAATTCCAAAATGGAACGTGTAGTCCTGATGGTGAAATTCCTATGGTGCCTTAAACATGTAAGAATGgttaattttacaaaagaagaagaaagaggaaggcatGGTCTCACcagattcaaaatatattacaaagctctAGTAATTAAAACGTTGTGGTATgggaatagaaatagaaaactagaTCAATGGTACAAAAACAGAATCCCAAAGTTGACCCGGGTATTTATGggaattaataaatgataaaaatatttcaaatcactGGGAGAGAGATGGATTTGGGGAGAAATGACTATCTTTGGGGGAGAGAGATTAGATTATTAATTTAtacaattcataaaaattaattccagattggttaaagacctaaatataaaaagcaaaactataaaatgtttgaaTACATTTTCTGGAGAATATGTTTAAGGCTTTGGGCAGAAAAGAAGCAGCAAGATACAAAAAGCAAGAGTTATAAAGAAAAGTTAcaataaccaacatttattggtCATTCTTGACACTTTATctgatttaattcattttatt is a window encoding:
- the TFE3 gene encoding transcription factor E3 isoform X1; protein product: MSHAAEPARNGVEASVEGPRAVFVLLEERRPADSAQLLSLNSLLPESGIVADIELENVLDPDSFYELKSQPLPLHSSLPISLQATPTTPATLSASSSAGGSRTPAMSSSSSSRVLLRQQLMRAQAQEQERRERREQAAAASFPSPAPASPAISVVGVSAGGHTLGRPPPAQVPREVLKVQTHLENPTRYHLQQARRQQVKQYLSTTLGPKLASQALTPPPGQASVQPLPAPEAAHATGPTGSAPNSPMALLTIGSSSEKEIDDVIDEIISLESSYNDEMLSYLPGGTAGLQLPSTLPVSGNLLDVYSSQGVATPAITVSNSCPAELPNIKREISETEAKALLKERQKKDNHNLIERRRRFNINDRIKELGTLIPKSSDPEMRWNKGTILKASVDYIRKLQKEQQRSKDLESRQRSLEQANRSLQLRIQELELQAQIHGLPVPPSPGLLSLATTSASDSLKPEQLDVEEEGRPGTATFHVAGGPAQNAPHQQPPAPPSDALLDLHFPSDHLGDLGDPFHLGLEDILMEEEEGAVGGLSGGALSPLRAASDPLLSSVSPAVSKASSRRSSFSMEEES